The Candidatus Roseilinea sp. genome contains a region encoding:
- the thyX gene encoding flavin-dependent thymidylate synthase, whose product MTASDESSANRGHAPDNTTIFRPPNRAALLGKRIAVLDQGWVELQDLMGDDLAIVNAARVSFLGESKGSEKDKKLLFYLMQHRHTSPFEQVEFKFRVRAPVVTWWQWVRHRTWQFNAQSGRYVAFDEDDFYVPDVWRKQSPSNKQASLGELTPEEGAPLTAALREHYTRGYQLYQRALDAGVAREQARLFLPGFAVYYTWVAKVDAHNLMHFLSLRMAEDAQFEIRVYAQAIYEHFFKPALPWTAEAFERFILTR is encoded by the coding sequence ATGACCGCAAGCGACGAATCATCCGCGAATCGAGGCCATGCGCCGGACAACACAACCATCTTTCGGCCCCCGAACCGCGCCGCGCTGCTGGGCAAGCGCATCGCTGTGCTAGACCAGGGCTGGGTAGAGTTGCAAGACTTGATGGGCGACGATCTGGCCATCGTTAACGCTGCGCGCGTGTCTTTCCTGGGCGAGAGCAAGGGCAGCGAGAAAGACAAGAAGCTGCTGTTCTACTTGATGCAGCACCGACACACCAGCCCGTTTGAGCAGGTGGAGTTCAAGTTTCGCGTGCGCGCGCCGGTGGTCACCTGGTGGCAGTGGGTGCGGCATCGCACCTGGCAGTTCAACGCTCAGTCCGGCCGCTACGTTGCCTTCGATGAGGATGACTTCTATGTGCCGGATGTGTGGCGCAAGCAGTCGCCGTCGAACAAGCAAGCCAGCCTGGGCGAGCTGACGCCCGAAGAGGGCGCGCCGCTCACTGCGGCGTTACGCGAGCATTACACGCGCGGCTACCAGCTCTACCAACGGGCGCTCGATGCTGGCGTGGCGCGCGAACAAGCGCGCCTCTTCCTCCCCGGCTTCGCCGTGTATTACACCTGGGTCGCCAAAGTGGATGCGCATAACCTGATGCACTTTCTCAGCCTGCGCATGGCCGAGGACGCGCAATTCGAGATTCGCGTCTACGCCCAGGCGATCTACGAACATTTCTTCAAACCGGCGTTGCCCTGGACGGCGGAGGCGTTTGAGCGATTCATCCTGACAAGATAA